In Patulibacter sp. SYSU D01012, a single window of DNA contains:
- the selD gene encoding selenide, water dikinase SelD — protein MSSPAAPPLTSLAAGAGCGCKLPASALLPIVLDLPPTTDPRVLVGTATGDDAAVVRLTDDLALVQTTDFFTPLVDDPYDFGRIAAANALSDVYAMGGTPVSALNLVAFPLERLGPEVLGRILQGGLDVVTAAGAALVGGHSIDDAEPKYGMAVTGTVHPERYVSNAGGRAGDVVVLTKPLGVGAIVAARKRGRCDDATLARAVDVMTTLNAEAAQAAVAAGVHAMTDVTGFGLLGHLHNLTRESGLAAEVHASAVPAIEGVEALLRGDDGVNGGSRRNAEWASRFATYADGVEEWRRRLVVDATTSGGLLVALPEDAADGVPGVVVGRLVAGESGTIAVR, from the coding sequence ATGTCCTCCCCCGCCGCGCCGCCGCTGACCTCGCTCGCCGCCGGCGCGGGCTGCGGGTGCAAGCTGCCCGCGTCGGCGCTGCTGCCGATCGTGCTGGACCTGCCGCCCACGACCGACCCGCGGGTGCTCGTCGGGACCGCCACGGGCGACGACGCCGCGGTCGTGCGGCTGACGGACGACCTGGCGCTCGTCCAGACCACGGACTTCTTCACGCCGCTCGTCGACGACCCGTACGACTTCGGCCGGATCGCCGCCGCGAACGCGCTCTCCGACGTCTACGCGATGGGCGGCACGCCCGTCAGCGCGCTCAACCTCGTCGCCTTCCCACTCGAGCGGCTGGGGCCCGAGGTCCTCGGCCGGATCCTGCAGGGCGGGCTGGACGTCGTGACCGCCGCGGGCGCCGCGCTCGTCGGCGGCCACTCGATCGACGACGCCGAGCCGAAGTACGGCATGGCCGTCACCGGCACGGTGCACCCCGAGCGCTACGTCAGCAACGCCGGCGGCCGCGCGGGCGACGTCGTCGTGCTGACGAAGCCGCTGGGCGTGGGGGCCATCGTCGCGGCCCGCAAGCGCGGACGCTGCGACGACGCCACGCTCGCCCGCGCGGTCGACGTGATGACGACGCTGAACGCCGAGGCCGCGCAGGCGGCGGTCGCGGCGGGGGTGCACGCGATGACCGACGTGACCGGCTTCGGCCTGCTGGGGCACCTGCACAACCTGACCCGCGAGAGCGGCCTGGCCGCCGAGGTGCACGCGTCCGCGGTGCCCGCGATCGAGGGCGTCGAGGCGCTGCTGCGCGGCGACGACGGCGTGAACGGCGGCAGCCGCCGCAACGCGGAGTGGGCGTCGCGGTTCGCCACCTACGCCGACGGCGTGGAGGAGTGGCGCCGCCGCCTGGTCGTGGACGCGACGACGTCGGGCGGGCTGCTCGTCGCCCTGCCGGAGGACGCCGCGGACGGGGTGCCCGGCGTCGTCGTGGGCCGGCTCGTCGCCGGCGAGAGCGGGACGATCGCCGTGCGCTGA